From Micropterus dolomieu isolate WLL.071019.BEF.003 ecotype Adirondacks linkage group LG21, ASM2129224v1, whole genome shotgun sequence:
GCACTGCTATACGCTATtcccagctgtgtgtgttaatCCACTCAGCGATCACGCCGCCAAAAGTTTTCCCAGTGTTTTTCATCATCGgcggagggagaaaaaaaaacacgctTGTTCCTCTCTAAGCTCTATGAGACAAGGAAGACAGAGTTACGCTGAGAGATGGAAATAGATCATGAAATACAGAAACTGAGATGATTTCCCAGTCACACAGCCACTTACAGCGAGGAGGAACACTCAAATGAAAAAGTCAAACAGATTGAAGTGGAATGGATGGTGAACAGTGATAGCATAATTCACAGTATATAGACATCTAAGGCCAGCGCCGGAGATGTTCAGATTTGGTGGGTAAAGTGGTGATATCCTTTATTTTCCCAGAAGATATCTAGTTAACTGGCAAGAAGCTATGCATGTTTTTAATGAAGTGGAGATACCACCCACATTCACCCCCAACAAATCAACCCCTGGGACTACAGTAGGAGTTGTGCTTGCATTTCTGAAGTGCCTGACAAAAGTTATGGTAAAAAGTGTTTTCAACTGTTCCATAAACTGTGATACTACAACACCAACCTCTAGTGTAAGACGCTGTGTTATGTTACGGCATgatattgtgtatgtgtgtgtgtgtgtgtgtgtgtgttgctgaggGTATGTTTCTGTTGTAGATCCACCCTGCaggctgaatgaatgaaacatgCATGTCCAGTCTGCCCCTcttgaaacacacaaacacagaaaccacACATGTATAGCAGCACCTAGTGGCCTTAATTTGCTGTTACATTGTCACTATAGACAGGGAGAGCGGCCCTTTTAAATGGtcatgtcactgtgtgtgtgtgtgtgtgtgtgtgtgtgtgtgtgtgtgtgtgtgtgtgtgtgtgtgtgtgtgtgtgtgtgtgtgagtgagtgagtgagtgtgacgTACTTGTGTGTTTTAGATGAAGTACTATTAAGATATTGGTGTTAGGCtgctgcctttttttttctgcagtgcaATGTAGATAATTAGGACTCTATTTAGAGAAAGGGCCAGCCCAGGAAATACACAGGAGATCCTCACCTCATTAAAAATCAATTATCATAACTCACGTGCCAGCGCAACACAGCCCTCATGGCCACAATCTGCTACACATACGTGCACGTGTGGCAAGCAACTCTCAATGTATTGCTGTGCACATACAATCGACAATCTCTATCTTTGTCTTGTTCTTTGTAAAATTCATCTCTAGTGGGttctctccatctttttctctctcaagAGATTGCGCGGGCCTGATCCTCCTCTTAGCTGAGGAATCGCCAGCACTGCAGTCCCGCTCTTACATAATAACCTCAGGATAACACTCGTGCTGGCGCTGGCCGAGGACGCTGTCAGTCACTCGGCTCAGGATGGGTCAACTTAGGTTGGAAAGAAGGCCCTCCCAGCCCAGCAAAAGCATGTAGCTAGGAGCAAAATAATCTCAGAAAAATGAGTTTTGTTTGGAAATGGATGCCTGTCAAGAGAGGTTAGGGGAATAGTTGCATTAGATTCCTTTCTCTGCAGTTATACTCTGTTTTATAAATTCACTTTCACTACAGCTTTGAAGCTGTAGCTGAAGTTTGCTTCTGTAATGTAAAACCATGAAGTCAAATACCCAAGATTTATTATCATGCTTGCtaactttaaaaacaatgagAACAGCCTCCTCTAAACACCAAACAGATAACACGTCTTAATTCTGCTGTAATCCACCATTGCAACTAAAGTGTAACAAGGCAGCAAGCATGCATTGTTGACTGGATGTGGAAGTGGGAGTCCTTTGGTAAACAATTCACAAAGCCTCTGCTGCTGAGACAGGGCGACAGGACGAACAGTGATGATACACCAAGTTGGCGCCACACActgatgacatcacttccttAAAGAGTGTAACAGCCTAGCACATCATCGCTGTGACAGCCAGACGAGTGCAGCGAGTGGGTGGTCACCCTGGCAACAGCAATGCTGTCATGACCATCTCCCAATATCCTACCTGACAGTCCCCGCTGGCAGTgagcacaacacacactcaacaatgcacacacccacacacacacacacacacattcacaaacagttTGTCAAACACACGTagacatgtacacacactttatctttctttgtgtcttttttataATTGAAACGCTCACTCAAAccctctctgaaacacacactaaaacaatgCACATGCCCACACATCCATGCTCCTTTGGGCATAATTATGTGATACAAAGAGGAGTACAATCTCCCATggggtaaaaagaaatacagtgtGCAAGATATAATGTAATCACTGGAGAGagacagtaaacacacacactcctgtaagATGGAAAAATGTAAAGAGCTTCTTCTAAAAATCAGTATGTATATCCatatcacagcagcagcaggtgcgGGCTGAACACATTCAGCTTGTCTAAACCACAGAGATTCACGTGTTTTAtgattaacaaaacaaagagtTTGACTAAAAGTAAAATGATGTCTTCTGTTTACTGCTCAAATGTGGTCGGTTGACAACAGCCATGTCCGGGGTGCAACTGACCTGTTTTACAGACTATAAATAGGGTGTTACAGGCCACTTTCATTGACAgctctgtgtatgtgtagtCTGTGTGCTGTCCCAGTCCTGTGCTCTGCTCTGACCCAGTTTGGAGCCAGTTGGCCAGGAATTGGTGGAAATGGGTCACGTCTTGAGCTGCACCAAAACTCACAGCATGAGCCAAGCTACCTTAAGCACACAGTCAAACAGTGCGTCGCTCTGTCCATAGGTCATTCATTCACCGAATCTACTGCAAAGGGACACAATGATCTATTGTTGGGTTTGAGGTAAATTAGAGGCCCGTTCACATCTTGAATGACAATCTATAAAGATAACTATAACAACATATAATGCAATAGGCACAAAGCACGGTGCATAGTCCAGGGTCATGGCAGACTGGAGGTCAGTTTTTAGTTTGTACACATTGTTATGCTGCCTAATGGCCACTGGAAGGCACATAGGcaagtgaatgaatgaaagaagaCTACAAGTTGTGGCTCGTTCTGTAACTGTTCCATCTCCATCTCCATATCCCCACTTCTTTTAACTAGTGTTGTCCAACTGCTGCAGGGTGTTCAGTACAAGAATGCAGTACAAAGTAGGGATTCAGCTGGCACTGGCAGACCAGTTGTGAGTATATGTGTTTATTAAGGCAGGGATTTAATGATGCTTTTTGTTGTGAAGTGGTCAAACTCTCTGAGGTTCAAGTAGACCGTATAGACAGCAGTGACTGTCTATTCCTGCTCAGTCGCTTAGACAGACAGAACTGTCTCCATTGATCCTTATTTGAGATTATCCAATTATGTATACTGCACACTCATTCCACCAGACATTTAGCATACACACATATTTGCAGACACTATATGTCTGTACAGAATATatcaacacacactgaaatccACATTAATAACCAGATACAACTCCTACAGGTGCAGTTcagtatgcacacacaccctGAAGATGCACTCAGACATGCACACAAGGAcagaaacatacacaaacacaacattctTTGCAAATACACATCGAGTCCAGCTAGACTGTGTATGCTTTGTATTGTTCTTAAGGGGAATCAATTAGGCAATTCATGCAAACATAgaatataaaactgaaaaccttttattttctgttgtttacttCTCAGAAACTTCATAAAATTTCCTACAGGTGGGACTATGCAAGGGGATTACATGTGAATGGCTATTTCAGCTGTGGTTAAGCCAGTGCTCAGCAGAGGAGGGAACCAGCTCATTGGGAAATAATGTAGGATTAGATAGGCTGTCTAATCTCTTTATAGAGGGTGTGCCATCTCAGCAGACATACCTGCCTACATCTACATCCACCTCATATCTCTTAACAGGAGCGGCGGCTTTCTTTTTCCATATATTATGTATAATAAGCTCAAAGATACCGGTGACAGGTGCCTCTGTGCGTTACATTGAAAGACTTTCTGTGCCTTTGATTGTGACTGTACATGGATCTGCCTATACACAGTGAGTACAATTTTAACACGAATGAAAAGTTCAATTTGAAGATGGAGAAAAAGCTAAATACTGAAGAAGTTACAGTTGTAGAACtcatcatgtgtgtgtgtgagagacagacagagagagagagagtaagagggTTGAAGAGCAGAGGGTGTGGTTCTAACCTGCAGGGGTCTCTCCTTCAACCCCTAAGAACGCACATGGAAAATGAATGCTATCCAGTCTTTTGTGCGAGTGCACGCATACAGTCCTTGTCATGTCCCGGTCATTATAAAAAACTCCTACAGGGATAAACAGAATGTCCAGATGTCACTGTGCCCTTGTGAAGTtgaagtcacacacatacacattcacacattgtAACCTCAGTTAGGTCCTACAGCCAACCAGGTTAACCTCTAAATTAGACCACCAACTGAGGTCTAAAAAAATCTGTGAGGTGTCTGAATCAGGTGTTGTTCTGAAAACTGGGAGATAAAAGTCTATGTCctgttcaaaatgtgttttgtaacgtcttttctgtcctctctctttgcTTGCAGCCCAAATCGAAGTTATACCTTGCAAAATCTGCGGAGACAAATCATCAGGTATCCACTATGGAGTCATTACGTGTGAGGGATGTAAGGTGAGACTTAACccgttgttttgtttgttagagCTCAAATGTTATGCACATTGTGCGTATACGTGTACCTGTAAGTCTGTAGTCATTCTCTTTATTGACATGTAACCAGGGTTTCTTCAGACGGAGTCAGCAGAACAATGCATCCTACTCCTGTCCCCGCCAGAGGAACTGCCTCATCGACAGAACAAACCGTAACCGCTGCCAACACTGCCGCCTGCAGAAATGTCTCGCCCTAGGAATGTCCAGAGATGGTGAGGCCCACTATATCAGTATCACTATTTATGACTGTACACACAACTATATGCATAATGCTCTTAGgataactgtttttttgtttgtttcttactGATTTATACTACTAAGAAGCTGAAAGGTTGTGacagtttgtttgttcattGTTAATTTTATGTCCCTCTGTTGTTTTGTCTCCCCGTACAGCGGTAAAGTTCGGCCGCATGTCCAAGAAGCAACGTGACAGCCTATATGCAGAGGTCCAGAAGCACCAGGCACGACTGCAggagcagcggcagcagcagacAGGCGAAGCAGAAGCTCTGGCACGTGTTTACTCTTCCAGCCTAACCAACGGACTGTCCACCCTTAACCATGAGATTGGGGGCACCTATGCCAATGGCCACGTAATTGAGCTGCCCAAGGGTGGCCATGGTAACGGAGTTGGAGTCCCGGGGGGTTATTATGGGATGGACTCCACCCAGCCGTCTCCAGACCAGTCAGGTTTGGACATGTCGGGCATGAAGCATATTAAGCAGGAGCCAGTGTACGACCTGACGCCAGTACCCAACCTGTTCAGCTACGGAGGCTACCAGGACAGTCAGCTGGGACACAATAATGTCAGCATGGGAGAGCTGGGTAAACACTGCATAATATTTTTGCACTGTTTGTAAGACAGACACACTAGAATGgttcatcaaaaaaaaaatcatgtggAAAAATTAACGGTTCCCCACAAAGTAGTCCTGTTAGAGAGCGTGAGTCAGAGTGCTAATCTGAGAGCAGAACAGACAGGCTTACACAGCTAGCTGACAAGGTGTCATATTACTGTATGTGCAGCTCAGGCACAAGTTGAGATTAAGTTCAAATTAAGGATTTAACATAAATCCAAGGGCTGTAAATTAAGCAGTAAATGGGTAGCAATGAAAAAATGCCTCTCCCTCTACATGTTCAACATTAAGGGATCACAGTACCTACGTGATAATGTGCAGAATACCTATACATATATATGGAGCCCTGCTTGCTATACCTATATACATACCATCAATGAAcgaaataatgaataaataagccAATCCTGTCTTCCAGACCGTATTGCTCAGAATATCATCAAGTCCCACTTGGAGACATGTCAGTACACAACagaagagctgcagcagctAGCCTGGCAGACACACTCCTATGAAGAGGTCAAGATGTACCAGAGCAAGGTGAGGttttaatgttactttaatCTTCAGCCACTCCTGCTATACTAGAAGTACAAGGTACTTCATTGTTCACCTCTGTGTACAACGGATTAGTGAGCATTCAAGACAAGATTGTTAGTTATCTACAGACATGAATATAACTACATTAGTACAGAATATGTAACCCTAAACTGGGTGTGTTTGGTTCTAGCCCCGGGACGTGCTGTGGCAGCAGTGTGCCATCCAGATCACCCATGCAATCCAGTACGTGGTGGAGTTCGCCAAGCGCATCTCAGGGTTTATGGAACTGTGTCAGAATGACCAGATCCTCCTGCTCAAGTCAGGTGAGTTGACTCGACTGACAATGGCTGGCCAGGGAtatctgtttgtgttgttacaGCTCAGACAAGGTAGCTCAGGGAAGAAAAAGTCCTGTGCCTCCTTATTCTTTTTGCCTTTAGTCAATATATCTACTGAGCTTCAAAATCATTAACTATCTGTCTCCATGGTTCTTCCAGGTTGTTTGGAGGTAGTCTTGGTGCGAATGTGCAGGGCGTTCAACCCTCTCAACAACACGGTGCTCTTTGAAGGGAAGTATGGTGGCATGCAGATGTTCAAAGCTCTAGGTAAGACATTACTACCTATGCATTTCCTCTTGGTATCAATGACTGGAAGAAAAAGGGGATAATGCaaaaatagtagtaataatagtaataaaaaatCTCTTTTTGTCTGCCCTTCTCTCTCCTGTGTTTCCCTCCAAGGTTGTGATGACTTAGTGAGTGCAGTGTTTGACTTTGCCAAGAGTTTGTGTTCACTGCAGCTGACAGAGGAGGAGATCGCTCTGTTCTCAGCAGCTGTACTAATTTCCACAGGTCAGTGCACATTCCCTAATATTATTAGAATATAGGAAGCAACCTGCGTGAACATCAGTGCCTGCACTGAATCAAGGCACTTAGTAGCAAGCAAAACAACTGCTCTGCTTACATGTGTCAGTCAGTATCAAGCAGAATAATCACAGTCGAAGTGATTAAGTCCATGTGTTTCTACCGTTTCCACACTCTGAACCGTATCAATTTATGACCCGCTCTCCAATCAGCACACGTCAACTCCAAACTAttagcattaaaaaaattaacactttcctttttttcttctcagatCGGCCGTGGCTGATGGAGCCTCGGAAAGTCCAGAAGCTCCAAGAGAAGATCTACTTTGCTCTGCAGCACATTATGCAGAAGAACCACATGGACGAAGATGCATTGGCTAAGGTAGGCAAAGCCTTTGTAGTAAGATAAGTCAAATCAAGGTAGCCCCCGAGGCACGGTCCTAAGGCATACGCAGAGAACAGTTTCTCTGACCTCAaagcacaaaacacaggaagcttgattaaaaaaaaccctcactTCTAACATTGTCCCTGTTTGTAGTTCGTCAGTCTAAATCCCCTTTTCCCGGTTTCTCTCTTGTCTGGCAGCTGATCAGCCGAATCCCAACATTGTCAGCCCTGTGCACGCTCCATACCGAGGAGCTCCAGACCTTCCAGCAGCTCCACCCAGAAACAGTCAACGTCCTCTTCCCTCCGCTCTACAAAGAACTCTTCAACCCTGACCCCAACTCTGCCATGGCCATGCCCAAGTGACTGACTGTGGGCCCAATGGAACAAACGGAGTCAGCGGAGGACCAAGAAAATAAGAAAGCTACGTCCAACAAGATGACAGAGGCTGTGTCGACTATGTCATCATCGTGGCATTCACAAATTCCTGTGCTCCCCCGGCCTCATTTTAAGCTAGGGGGTGAGGAGTCATCTGCCAGAAACTTACAGTTACCGCCAACAATACTAGGAATGTCCAGCACTTATTCCATCCTGTTCACCGATACAGTCTGAAGaatgtatatataaatgaaacGCGCCCCAAGCCACAACCTATGTGGGGCTTCCTCCTGTCTCCTGAACTGAACTGACAGACCAGAAATGTACAGACTTTAAAAAACATCTAGGAACATTTTTAAGGTGttaatctataaaaaaaattgggtaagttaatttgttttaacttaaaaaaaaaaaatcttttttgtttgatttttttttgttcacctGAAGAAATTGTGAAGAAGCTGGACGGGGGAGGGAACTTAGAGAAGCTATTGTAGATATTCTTCTAGTGCAGAGCGGATTCCAGTATTACTTCTTGTTCTGTTAAAATAAGTTAGTCctaatttaaatatacagtacagcagTCCACTGTGGCGGACTATACCTTGtctatgttttttattttatttgatagtTTCTTGTGTACAGAATTTGTAAAGTTGAGACTTGTAAAAGAATATTGGGTAAAAACGGGAGTCGATTTTGGGTTTTGTTGATATATAGAAGCCTTGTCTGGATTTTGTTCATATGTAAAGAAGGTATTGCATCCTTCTGATGAGAACTTATAGTAATGTAAAGAGAGCATATGAaggatttaaaaagaaaataatggcTACTACTTTTCAAGGTGaagatatatacataaatattcTATTTTGCAAGTAAAAGAATCTGGCAGATTTGCCGTCCTATCAATCATTTTTTTCTCGCTGCAATAATTATGTCCAACAAAAGTTGGGCTGCTTTCGAACAATCAACCAGAAACAATCAATCAGAAGCTAGGACCTCACAATAAACGCGGCCTCTTCCCAAACCCCCTCCCCCTGCCCCTTACTTCCTATGTATTAGAGCCTTGACATTAGATTTCAGCAGACAGAAGGGGTAAGAAATCACAATGAAGAAGTGAATAAAAATTCCcccaaacataaaaaaaaatgtactcaCAACTTCCCAATCTTCATAAAACTGTGTGAGTGCTGTATGCCCTCATCCCTCCCATCACTATTTGCACAATCCAGTTAGTGGACGTCAATCACTCGAGGCTGTGAATATGAAGGACCCTTTTCTCTAAAGAGCAATAACTTTCTCACTGCCTTTCTGATCTTACTCCTCCCCTTTTCTCCTATTACCATGTTCAGCTGTTCAAAACAGGGTAGCAGTTTTAACTAGAATGCACTATATTGTACTCTCGATCATTAGTTATCTGTAACAATCGTCACCTTCGTCTGGATGGCACTCATTCCACCACAGACTCTGCAGTGTTTTTAATGTGACACAACATGATCTTGAGTTAGGACATAACACAGAGCACTGACCGAAAGATGTGAAGAAATGCAGACTAGCTTCTTTTACATCTTTTAAAGCTACAATATTGCATTGACAAATCCAACAGGAAGCTGTAATAGACAATCatgtttgtgcttttttgttCAGTCATCCCATAATAATTATCACTTGtctgttttgttgcttttctaCATTAATGTTATGCTGTTTAGCGTTTGGCTACTGCGCATTTATACCATCTGAGCACAGCATGCCATGAAATCTTTTGTTAGTCATCACTGTTTTTTGTGGTGAAGGTACAATTTGACAAATCATTGAGGatgcacatgttttttttttacagttctgCATTTAGCCCCTTGATGTAAAGACATATATGATGACAAATCTCCAACTGAAGAGCTTCCTTTAAAATGAGCTATTTACCAAAATAAGTGACCCACTACACAATAGCAGCATAAAATTAATCAGCCGATGGTACATTTTGATATAAGATTGCACTTAAGACTTTTACCTCGGCTTTAATTATTATGATTTGGGGTTATTTATGCACTAAACATGGAAGTCTGCGTTAGGTTGTCTGTCGTTTGCAAATGTTCATTGCACAGTGGCCAAATATTCAACTTGCTAAAAGCACGGACACAGTCAGAGTAGTTGTGCATTCATTCACATTAAATACACCATTGAACCATTTTCACCCTTCATACACAAGTTTTCTCCACATGTTGAACAAAACAATGTCGACAGCATGATCATTAATGTTAAACATTAGTGATCTGCTCACATGCATCTGTTCCACATTGTGTCCCCAGATCAGAGGCCAGTGACTCTGAAGACAATCACTTGCTCATTAAGGCTCGATGCACTACACGGCATCTCTCAGGGAGCAGCTCTTTTTCTGACTTTGCATTAAAAGAGGGTTTaatatttttgcaaatttacaaacatttaattataaaaGAATAACTTTTTAGGATAAAAATGGCATACGCCACCAACGTATGCTGGCAATGGAATCTGCCCAGACAAGGCTTtgataagtgtgtgtatgtgtgtatgtgcgtatAGAGCATGAATTCACTGTCCAAATCTCTTTATAGACCAGACTATATGACAAGCATTGTTACAAAGCACatgaagaaaaactaaaaatatatatatagtgtatgtCAGTGTGCTCTTGTCACCAATGTACACTCATGTTTACTGCTTATTTTGCTGCTTTCCGGACAGTGGAGGAAGTCCACTAGTAAGCTGTGAATCAAGCGCCATCGCAACGCCCCTGGGACAGTGAATTCCGACTCTGAATATGAAGTTTTTTtctgtgatgtttttattttcccttGTTAGACTGTGAATCAGAAGGGTGGGATGGGGTAATGAGAGGGGATGTGCTGGCAAGAACGAGTGGCAACGCAACACTGTAAGTAAGATACTGTAGCAATAAGAACTGGAGGCATTTACTACTGTCATGTTTGCAATGtaagattattttttattttattactatttactattattattgttcttaTTATGACTACTATTCTTCTATTACTATTAGCCTATTGTTGTTCTGTTCTATTTGCATGACGTTTCATTGCAATGAAACATTTGGGgcttatttgtgttttctcttctcATGATGGTGTGAGTTTCGTGGGAGATGTTATTGGCAGGGTGGGCGGTGGGTTTAGAGCAAATTCCACGTCAATTCAGTCAGTTCAAagcaacttttttttcacaagctgaaagaatttttaaataaaatgctctTATTTATACACAACCACTTTAAAATTTGTTCTTCGATttgaaatgatttttttttctcaacctTTGAATGTGTGAGTTGGTATAACCGGTCAGTGAACGGGCCTTTCTGAACTGGCCTTATTGAACCGGATCAGAGACCCTTAACCTGCGGCGGGAGGGAACAAGGTGGGGAGGTTAATCTATTCTGAATGTTATGGAGTATCTTGTTCAGTGTGAGGGGCTGAACACATCATGCGCCTTTACCACGCCATCAACACAGACCGACATCGCAGAGCGCACAATAATACCAGTCGTCGTTCCACGTGACGGCTGGGACaaatttttaatacatttcctACACTTAGTCAAATACACTCCACCCcaaacctcctcctcccttccctGAGAaaacctgtatgtgtgtgtgtgtgtgtgtgtgtaagggagAGAATGAGACGTTTGCTCTACCAATGCTTTGTAAACTTTCTTGATGCATTACACGTGCGTGCAATTGGAGTAGTGTTAAAAATTGTTAATTTATTGTTTAGAATGTCTTTGCATCCCAGCaagagcaaataaaacaaaatgtagcaatctGTAACTGAAACCTAAAAGGTGTTCGGGCTACAGAACTTCTTTTACACAGGactaaaaaaaatcaataaacttttttgtttgtttgttttcaaagtgCCATAGCTAGTAAGGGAGGAGTGATTGGCAGAGTGCGGCGTAGAtgctttactgtgtgtgtttacttaaGAAACCAATCAAAAAAGGGGAACTCCAAGGAAACTGTGTATCTGATTACACTGACGACccgtttttacattttatgcttttttccATTTGGCGAGACTGGACTCTGCCAGACTCTGAACACTGAC
This genomic window contains:
- the rorb gene encoding nuclear receptor ROR-beta, whose protein sequence is MRAQIEVIPCKICGDKSSGIHYGVITCEGCKGFFRRSQQNNASYSCPRQRNCLIDRTNRNRCQHCRLQKCLALGMSRDAVKFGRMSKKQRDSLYAEVQKHQARLQEQRQQQTGEAEALARVYSSSLTNGLSTLNHEIGGTYANGHVIELPKGGHGNGVGVPGGYYGMDSTQPSPDQSGLDMSGMKHIKQEPVYDLTPVPNLFSYGGYQDSQLGHNNVSMGELDRIAQNIIKSHLETCQYTTEELQQLAWQTHSYEEVKMYQSKPRDVLWQQCAIQITHAIQYVVEFAKRISGFMELCQNDQILLLKSGCLEVVLVRMCRAFNPLNNTVLFEGKYGGMQMFKALGCDDLVSAVFDFAKSLCSLQLTEEEIALFSAAVLISTDRPWLMEPRKVQKLQEKIYFALQHIMQKNHMDEDALAKLISRIPTLSALCTLHTEELQTFQQLHPETVNVLFPPLYKELFNPDPNSAMAMPK